In Spirosoma aureum, a single genomic region encodes these proteins:
- a CDS encoding DUF3137 domain-containing protein: MSLLRKLFGPYKDEVWGQLAHEIKADFIDGGFWKGSKVQATVKEWTITLDTYTVSNGKTSITFTRMRAPYVNRDGFRFTIYRSGFFSELGKKLGMQDVDVGFPDFDDQFIIQGNDEHKLQLLFKNTRIRQLIDAQAGISLEVRDDDGWLSTTFPEGVDQLSFKVVGVIKDIERLKQLYELFAEILNHLCLIGSAYEDDPNVVLR; this comes from the coding sequence ATGAGCCTGCTGAGAAAACTATTTGGTCCTTATAAAGATGAAGTCTGGGGGCAACTGGCCCATGAAATAAAGGCCGATTTTATAGATGGCGGTTTCTGGAAAGGAAGTAAGGTACAGGCTACCGTAAAGGAATGGACCATTACACTCGACACTTATACCGTATCGAATGGGAAAACCAGCATTACATTTACCCGAATGAGAGCCCCATATGTAAATAGGGACGGTTTTCGCTTTACTATATATAGGAGTGGGTTTTTCAGCGAATTAGGTAAAAAATTAGGTATGCAGGATGTTGACGTGGGCTTCCCTGACTTTGATGATCAGTTCATTATTCAGGGGAACGACGAGCACAAACTACAACTCCTGTTTAAAAATACCCGCATCCGGCAATTGATAGATGCACAGGCCGGGATTAGTCTGGAAGTAAGAGACGATGATGGCTGGTTGTCAACAACATTTCCAGAGGGAGTCGATCAGTTGTCGTTTAAAGTTGTCGGGGTAATCAAAGACATTGAGCGGTTAAAGCAACTTTACGAGCTCTTTGCCGAAATCCTTAATCACCTTTGCCTTATAGGGTCAGCCTACGAAGACGACCCCAATGTCGTGTTACGCTGA
- a CDS encoding DEAD/DEAH box helicase — protein sequence MRNQSGSSDKPSSDYDYELETITIPTLTDSVLTSHSSGLLLATNELIDIQPQVIALNYGSFTSTSRITYYPNVVVSQTEESLRVSCNCPAPKDALCVHQVHVLTSIGRRREFRIFFDQELRYEAIRQVAKDYGLEQESRLDEFFQVVYEHKTISIRPALKELILTNQTGKESLEAQLLPRSGRQLPAVGEHASTLKKLVVFTKHRYYDNFCLELYEAATARDGKPKNPLTPIQPLDLIAKTDNLSELKFYSAIAKFQNHHRTKQEETDLAGLLLITANPARLSFYYHSGSVSENITAYSLVPVKVDIRPVNITLSVRQSGNFYEICGSLNLDGATYEFHKLTIKYDYFILLDDALYLINNPDYLRVIQFFGTRENRIIIHQSKYDEFQQSILFKLENRIKINYAYLKPATAGQLAENGFDQERERIIYLTDSEHYVLISPVMKYGNVEVPVLSKRQIYSVDRKGKPFTVARDDEAEIHFTMAILSQHPDFQDQLDQPQFYLHKKHFLDEEWFLAAFDAWHSQNIRILGFNTLKNNKLNPHKAKISVIVSSGLDWFETALGVSYGKQQVSLKHLHRAVKNRSRFVTLDDGTQGVLPTEWLDRFSAYFQSGDVVDERIRTPKVNFSTVRNLYADDELTNQVKEQLTLFTTKLTDFQSIQPVTVPKELQASLRDYQKEGLNWLNFLDDLGFGGCLADDMGLGKTLQIIAFILYQRTKHGPNTNLIVVPTSLLFNWQAEVTKFAPSLTIHTFYGANRKLRKTEFAQFDIILTSYGTLVSDMRFLKDYPFNYIFLDESQAIKNPESQRYQAVRLLTSRNKIVLTGTPIENNTFDLYGQFSFACPGLLGSYNHFKAHYSTPIDKFDDWQRARDLHKKISPFILRRTKAQVATELPDKTEMIIHCDMGPEQRKVYDAYEQEFRNFLLTTKEGDIPRVRLHVLQGLTKLRQICNSPVLINDEEFYGDSSSKIDMLIDQIENKSPQHKILIFSQFVSMLDLIRNELEARQIDFEYLTGQTSNRAASVNRFQSDDGVRVFLISLKAGGTGLNLTKADYVYIVDPWWNPAVENQAIDRSYRIGQKKNVVAVRLICPNTIEEKILELQESKKELANNLIKTDASFVKSLTKSDLLRLLN from the coding sequence ATGCGGAACCAGTCCGGCAGTAGCGATAAGCCCAGTTCAGACTATGATTACGAGCTGGAAACGATTACAATTCCGACGCTGACCGATAGCGTGTTGACCAGCCACAGTTCCGGTCTGCTTTTAGCAACGAATGAGTTGATCGATATTCAGCCGCAGGTCATTGCCCTGAATTATGGTTCGTTTACCAGCACATCACGAATTACGTATTACCCGAATGTTGTTGTTAGTCAAACAGAGGAATCGTTGCGGGTTTCCTGCAATTGCCCTGCTCCCAAAGATGCCCTGTGTGTTCATCAGGTACACGTTTTAACTAGCATTGGCAGACGACGTGAGTTTCGTATTTTTTTTGATCAGGAACTGCGATATGAAGCCATCAGACAGGTTGCCAAAGACTACGGTCTGGAACAGGAAAGCCGGTTAGATGAGTTTTTTCAGGTGGTTTATGAACACAAAACGATCAGTATACGGCCAGCCCTTAAAGAGCTGATTCTCACCAACCAGACTGGCAAGGAATCCCTTGAAGCCCAGCTACTTCCGAGATCAGGTCGACAGTTACCGGCCGTTGGCGAGCACGCTTCAACGCTCAAAAAACTGGTCGTTTTTACGAAGCACCGCTACTACGATAATTTTTGTCTGGAACTATACGAAGCCGCAACGGCCCGAGACGGAAAGCCAAAGAACCCCTTAACGCCCATTCAACCGCTGGATCTGATTGCAAAGACAGACAATCTGAGTGAGCTAAAATTCTATTCGGCAATCGCCAAATTCCAGAATCATCACCGTACCAAACAGGAAGAAACTGACCTGGCTGGCTTACTGCTCATTACCGCAAACCCAGCACGACTGTCCTTCTATTATCACTCAGGCAGCGTTTCCGAGAATATCACCGCTTATTCGCTGGTTCCGGTGAAGGTTGACATTCGACCAGTTAATATCACCTTGTCGGTTCGGCAAAGTGGTAACTTTTATGAAATTTGCGGATCGCTGAATCTCGACGGAGCTACGTATGAGTTTCATAAACTGACCATTAAGTACGACTATTTTATCTTGCTTGATGATGCCTTGTATTTAATCAACAATCCTGATTATCTGCGGGTTATTCAGTTTTTCGGTACCAGAGAGAATAGAATCATTATTCACCAGTCGAAGTATGACGAATTTCAGCAATCGATTCTGTTTAAACTCGAAAACCGAATTAAAATTAATTATGCTTACCTGAAACCGGCAACCGCAGGGCAACTAGCCGAGAATGGCTTCGATCAGGAGCGGGAGCGTATTATTTACCTGACCGATTCTGAGCATTACGTGTTGATTTCGCCGGTGATGAAGTACGGAAACGTTGAGGTGCCTGTGTTATCGAAACGACAGATCTATTCCGTCGACAGGAAAGGCAAACCTTTTACAGTAGCCAGAGACGATGAGGCTGAAATTCATTTCACAATGGCCATCCTCAGTCAGCATCCGGATTTTCAGGATCAACTCGACCAGCCTCAGTTCTATCTACATAAAAAGCATTTTCTGGACGAGGAGTGGTTTTTGGCTGCTTTCGATGCCTGGCACAGCCAGAACATTCGCATTCTGGGTTTCAATACGCTAAAGAATAATAAGCTAAACCCACACAAGGCAAAAATCTCCGTTATTGTCAGCAGTGGCCTCGATTGGTTCGAAACAGCGCTGGGCGTATCGTATGGTAAACAACAGGTTAGCTTAAAACACCTGCACCGGGCAGTCAAAAACAGGAGCCGGTTTGTTACGCTCGATGATGGTACACAGGGGGTCTTACCGACCGAATGGCTCGACCGGTTCTCGGCTTATTTTCAGTCGGGCGACGTGGTTGACGAGCGCATCCGAACGCCCAAAGTCAACTTTTCGACTGTACGCAACCTGTATGCCGATGATGAATTGACCAATCAGGTAAAGGAGCAGTTAACATTGTTCACGACAAAACTCACTGACTTCCAATCCATTCAGCCCGTTACCGTACCGAAAGAGCTACAGGCATCACTTCGGGATTACCAGAAAGAGGGGTTGAACTGGCTAAACTTTCTGGATGATCTGGGTTTCGGCGGTTGTCTGGCCGACGACATGGGACTGGGGAAAACGCTCCAGATCATTGCGTTTATTCTCTATCAGCGCACTAAACATGGCCCAAATACCAACCTGATCGTTGTGCCAACGTCACTGTTGTTCAACTGGCAGGCCGAAGTGACGAAGTTTGCACCCAGTCTGACCATTCATACGTTCTACGGGGCTAATCGTAAACTTAGAAAAACGGAGTTCGCGCAGTTCGATATAATTCTGACCTCCTATGGAACGCTCGTATCTGATATGCGTTTTTTAAAGGATTACCCCTTCAATTACATTTTTCTGGATGAATCACAGGCTATAAAAAATCCGGAATCGCAACGTTATCAGGCGGTTCGGCTGTTGACCTCGCGCAATAAAATCGTCCTGACCGGGACTCCGATCGAAAATAATACGTTCGATCTGTATGGACAGTTTTCATTTGCCTGTCCGGGCCTGTTGGGTAGTTATAACCACTTTAAGGCACACTACTCCACACCGATCGACAAATTTGATGACTGGCAGCGCGCCCGCGACCTACACAAGAAAATCAGCCCGTTTATTCTGCGCCGGACCAAAGCGCAGGTGGCCACCGAGTTACCAGACAAGACGGAGATGATTATCCACTGCGACATGGGGCCAGAGCAGCGAAAAGTCTATGACGCTTACGAACAGGAGTTTCGCAATTTCCTGCTGACAACCAAAGAAGGCGACATTCCAAGGGTTCGTTTACATGTGTTGCAGGGGCTCACCAAGCTACGACAGATTTGTAACTCACCCGTTCTAATCAACGATGAAGAATTCTACGGTGACTCATCGTCGAAGATCGATATGCTGATCGACCAGATCGAGAATAAATCTCCACAGCATAAAATCCTGATTTTCTCTCAGTTCGTTTCCATGCTCGACCTGATCCGGAACGAGCTGGAAGCCCGGCAGATTGACTTCGAATACCTCACCGGACAGACCAGTAACCGGGCCGCCAGCGTGAATCGGTTTCAGTCAGACGATGGCGTTCGTGTTTTTTTGATCAGCCTAAAAGCAGGTGGTACGGGTCTAAACCTGACGAAGGCTGATTATGTGTATATCGTAGATCCCTGGTGGAACCCCGCCGTCGAAAATCAGGCTATCGATCGGAGTTACCGCATTGGTCAGAAGAAAAATGTAGTGGCCGTTCGATTGATATGCCCCAATACAATTGAGGAGAAAATCCTGGAACTTCAGGAGTCCAAAAAAGAGCTAGCCAACAATCTGATAAAAACAGATGCTTCGTTCGTTAAATCACTCACCAAGAGCGACTTACTACGTTTATTGAACTAA
- a CDS encoding multidrug effflux MFS transporter: MTRKQYFIIILILGTLTTISPFSIDMYLPGFPAIAKDLHTSIAQVQLSLTAYLIGIAVGQLIYGPLLDRFGRKLPLYGGLALYLLASIGCALTTSIETLILMRLLQALGGCVGIVAAQALVRDLFPVTEIAQVLSLLTLVLAISPMIAPTVGGYATVALGWHSIFLILAVITTLILIGIYYALPDGKAPDTTLSLRPMAVLGSFFTVLKQPQFLTYALVSGIATSAPFAYISGSPDVFMNLYKVSEQEYGWIFSFLAIALIGPTQLNRFLLKRFSSEQIIYTTLIYQTVVGLLMVFGTWAGWFGLYGLIGMLFLFLCGQGLTGPNSAALSLAPFVRHAGSAAALMGSFRMGFGALVSASVSVLHNHTAMPMVSVMTVCLIFGLLILLIGQRVIHHKNQPAELDSVSEVAL; encoded by the coding sequence ATGACTCGCAAACAATATTTTATTATCATCCTGATCTTAGGGACACTTACTACGATCAGTCCATTCTCTATTGACATGTATTTGCCGGGCTTTCCGGCCATTGCCAAAGACCTCCACACGTCCATTGCTCAGGTACAATTGTCCTTAACGGCTTACCTGATTGGTATTGCAGTCGGGCAGCTTATTTACGGTCCCTTGCTGGATCGTTTTGGCCGAAAACTTCCACTGTATGGGGGCTTAGCGCTCTACCTGCTAGCATCAATTGGCTGTGCGCTAACGACTTCCATCGAGACCCTGATTCTGATGAGGCTCCTTCAGGCACTGGGTGGGTGCGTTGGCATTGTGGCCGCTCAGGCGCTGGTTCGCGATTTGTTTCCGGTAACCGAAATTGCTCAGGTTCTTTCATTGCTCACGCTGGTGCTGGCCATTTCACCAATGATCGCGCCAACTGTGGGTGGCTACGCTACCGTGGCTCTGGGCTGGCATTCGATTTTTCTGATTCTGGCGGTTATCACAACCCTCATTCTGATCGGCATTTACTACGCCCTGCCGGATGGGAAAGCTCCCGACACGACTTTATCGCTTCGGCCAATGGCTGTTTTAGGCAGCTTTTTTACGGTTTTGAAACAGCCCCAGTTCCTGACCTATGCGCTGGTAAGCGGTATCGCTACCTCGGCTCCATTTGCGTACATTTCAGGCTCGCCCGACGTATTCATGAACCTGTATAAAGTGAGCGAGCAGGAATATGGTTGGATCTTTTCGTTTCTTGCCATTGCCCTGATCGGGCCCACCCAATTGAACCGGTTTCTGCTGAAACGATTCTCCAGCGAACAGATTATTTACACAACTTTAATCTATCAGACGGTGGTGGGCCTGCTGATGGTATTTGGCACCTGGGCAGGCTGGTTTGGTCTGTATGGATTGATTGGAATGCTCTTTTTATTCCTCTGCGGTCAGGGTTTAACCGGTCCAAACTCGGCGGCCTTGTCGCTGGCCCCCTTCGTCCGCCATGCGGGTAGTGCAGCAGCTTTAATGGGCAGTTTTCGCATGGGATTTGGCGCACTGGTGTCCGCGTCTGTTAGCGTACTTCATAATCACACCGCCATGCCCATGGTCAGTGTTATGACGGTCTGCCTGATCTTTGGATTGCTCATTTTATTGATTGGACAACGGGTTATTCACCACAAAAATCAACCGGCAGAACTGGATTCAGTTTCCGAAGTTGCCTTGTAA
- a CDS encoding arylamine N-acetyltransferase family protein codes for MDIDAYLKRIHYTDEVNTTLTTLRKLHCQHQLSIPIENLSIHYGQEIILDPESLFDKIITRKRGGFCYELNGLFFELLQAIGFQVKRVSGRVHDDVNGFHPEFDHLSIIAHVDGIDWLVDVAFGRHFPVYPLLLTRNQIQEDRTGRYQITELDADNLVIKQQNEQGDWIPGYSFTCIPRDLTDFAEMCHFHQTSKESFFTRNKLCTIVTPRGRITLTDHTLKITENGQVVDHVIADQLEFEDFLLDCFGIKMTRPALH; via the coding sequence ATGGATATCGATGCTTATTTAAAACGAATTCACTACACCGACGAAGTAAATACGACGCTGACTACGTTGCGCAAACTTCATTGCCAACATCAGTTAAGCATACCAATTGAGAATTTATCAATTCATTATGGGCAGGAAATTATTCTTGATCCGGAGTCCTTATTTGATAAGATTATAACACGAAAACGGGGCGGGTTTTGCTACGAACTAAATGGGCTTTTTTTCGAACTGCTACAGGCAATCGGTTTTCAGGTCAAGCGCGTATCAGGGCGGGTTCACGACGATGTAAATGGATTTCATCCAGAATTTGACCACCTCTCGATCATTGCCCATGTCGATGGTATTGACTGGCTCGTTGATGTTGCCTTTGGCCGACACTTTCCGGTGTATCCGCTGTTATTGACACGAAATCAGATTCAGGAAGACCGAACCGGAAGATACCAGATTACGGAACTCGATGCTGACAATCTGGTCATTAAGCAACAGAATGAACAGGGAGACTGGATACCGGGCTATAGTTTTACCTGTATCCCAAGAGATCTGACTGACTTTGCGGAGATGTGCCACTTTCACCAAACGTCAAAGGAGTCTTTTTTCACCCGGAATAAGCTTTGTACAATCGTGACTCCACGTGGGCGAATTACGTTAACGGATCATACACTGAAAATTACGGAGAACGGGCAGGTTGTTGACCACGTTATTGCTGATCAGCTGGAATTTGAGGATTTTTTGCTCGACTGTTTTGGGATTAAAATGACCCGGCCCGCGCTTCATTAA
- a CDS encoding LytR/AlgR family response regulator transcription factor, translating into MTSIQYPDKIARLIGIPIWAVLFRLIGDPASLGDLVQSPIFYQDVAVVTLVTGLLWALNRWLIREMDRRYSWATQPLQRLLIQGGISLSGTILIITVFSLVYNNLILQRPAPFNLSITISNDVPIGCLFIVLLHMAYTMYWMVSYHRLTVAALQNRIVALEHSQTNPVEQSESRSQALKTLLVNHGKAFVPVATEQVAYVFITNEISIVKTADNKSFTVDATLEQLSERLPETSFFRLNRQFVVNRQAIRRVENDGAGRLLLHLQPTHADEVAVSRRRVAEFRRWMEQ; encoded by the coding sequence ATGACATCCATTCAATACCCTGACAAAATCGCCCGACTCATCGGCATACCCATCTGGGCTGTTTTATTTCGGCTCATTGGTGATCCGGCATCGCTCGGCGACTTAGTACAATCGCCAATTTTTTACCAGGATGTCGCTGTTGTAACGCTCGTTACCGGATTACTCTGGGCATTGAACCGCTGGCTTATCCGGGAAATGGACAGGCGCTATTCATGGGCAACCCAGCCTCTACAGCGGTTGCTGATACAGGGGGGCATTAGCCTGTCGGGAACAATACTGATCATTACGGTTTTTAGCCTGGTTTATAATAATTTGATTCTGCAACGTCCCGCTCCGTTTAACCTATCGATTACCATATCCAACGATGTGCCGATTGGTTGCCTGTTTATCGTTTTGCTACACATGGCTTACACCATGTATTGGATGGTCAGCTACCATCGACTGACGGTAGCCGCTTTGCAGAATCGTATTGTTGCATTGGAGCATAGCCAGACAAACCCAGTTGAACAGTCCGAAAGTCGGAGTCAGGCACTAAAAACCCTGCTGGTCAATCACGGCAAAGCCTTTGTGCCGGTTGCTACGGAACAGGTAGCGTACGTGTTCATAACCAACGAAATCAGTATTGTTAAAACCGCCGACAACAAATCATTTACTGTAGACGCTACGCTTGAACAACTCAGCGAACGATTACCCGAAACCAGTTTTTTCCGGCTCAACCGCCAGTTTGTTGTCAATCGTCAGGCAATTCGTCGGGTCGAGAATGATGGCGCTGGGCGGTTGTTACTGCATCTACAACCTACTCATGCCGACGAAGTAGCCGTTAGCCGTCGGCGGGTAGCTGAGTTTCGGCGATGGATGGAGCAATAA
- a CDS encoding serine hydrolase domain-containing protein has product MKRKKTLPVLGGAWLMLLACTTDQIPQPVAESGSSDNYHNHPRQADYQAALQTFSQKWNCPGSIMLLKRANESVWADAVGKANLEYQTDLRISDQFRMGSITKTFVATVVMKLREQGKLQLDDKLATLLPEVMGKIPNAERITLRHMLSHTSGIFDPTNDDGQYQLALLNNPARRTAMSTDEVLAEYVYGRPLDFKPGDRYSYSNTNYWLIGKLIEKQTGQSLQQALEQFIVKPIGLKNTYIDRRDDRNVVRGYNNFYANGKLMDVTTFDRADSDGQANGGLISTAGDLFAFSNALFSGKLISLTSVKEMMTVPPVRQGTTEYGLGLDSYESPIGTAWGHNGTLLGVDANWFYFPDKQATYIILANNGGGADKSFVHDLLSRE; this is encoded by the coding sequence ATGAAAAGGAAAAAGACACTCCCTGTACTGGGAGGTGCGTGGCTTATGCTACTAGCCTGCACGACAGACCAAATACCACAACCAGTCGCCGAGTCGGGTTCATCTGATAACTACCACAATCATCCCCGACAGGCCGACTACCAGGCCGCACTGCAAACATTCAGCCAGAAATGGAATTGCCCCGGATCAATTATGTTGCTTAAACGGGCCAACGAATCGGTTTGGGCAGATGCAGTTGGAAAAGCAAATCTCGAATACCAGACCGATCTTCGGATTAGCGACCAGTTTCGAATGGGGAGTATAACCAAAACATTTGTAGCAACGGTCGTTATGAAGTTGCGGGAGCAGGGTAAACTTCAACTGGACGACAAACTGGCAACGCTACTGCCGGAGGTGATGGGTAAAATTCCCAATGCTGAACGGATAACCCTTCGGCACATGCTCTCGCATACGAGCGGTATTTTCGACCCGACCAACGATGATGGTCAATATCAGCTCGCTTTGCTCAATAACCCAGCTCGTCGAACGGCTATGTCAACCGATGAGGTGCTTGCCGAATACGTCTATGGGCGTCCACTCGATTTTAAGCCCGGCGACCGGTACAGCTACAGCAATACCAACTACTGGCTAATCGGAAAACTGATCGAAAAGCAAACCGGGCAATCCTTGCAGCAGGCACTTGAGCAATTTATTGTCAAACCGATTGGCCTGAAAAATACATACATTGACCGGCGCGACGACCGAAACGTGGTTCGAGGGTATAATAACTTTTATGCCAATGGAAAGCTTATGGACGTCACCACATTTGATCGCGCTGATAGCGACGGTCAGGCCAATGGCGGACTTATTTCGACCGCTGGAGACCTGTTTGCCTTCAGCAATGCCCTGTTCAGTGGAAAGCTGATCAGCCTGACTTCTGTAAAAGAAATGATGACTGTGCCGCCGGTTCGGCAGGGAACAACAGAATATGGTCTTGGCCTGGATTCGTATGAATCGCCCATCGGAACCGCCTGGGGTCACAATGGAACACTGCTTGGGGTGGATGCAAACTGGTTCTATTTCCCCGATAAACAAGCGACTTACATCATTCTGGCGAACAATGGGGGAGGAGCCGATAAATCGTTCGTGCACGATTTGTTGAGCAGGGAGTAA
- a CDS encoding M1 family metallopeptidase → MKKIVLICCLTLFSVVNSQAQRLYMPRNMKQAYQKGTRSMDGKPGKNYWQNSARYAITVTASPPNRTIRGTEEITYINNSPDTLRQLVFKLFLNSHKPGAVRQSPASADYMTSGIHIDKFAENNTTKTWQDAGTTTTKRLVLTKPLMPRDSVKLALDWHYDISVESNREGSLDSTTYFLAYFYPRVAVYDDYYGWDRTEFTEAQEFYNDFNEYTFTVNVPKNYLVWATGDLLNADEVLQPTFAKRLSESMSTDSIIHVATLADVTSGNVTKQQEVNSWKWKANYVPDIALCISNHYVWDASSVVVDKTTNRRSSVQAAFLDTAKDFHQMVGFGRHSLDWFSTNWPGIPYPYPKTTIVQGFADMEYPMMVNDATTSDLNFSRFVAEHEIAHTWFPFYMGINETRYGFMDEGWVTALEFLISQADLGTEKATSNFQQFRVAFWSKDPSAEEDLPIITPANILSGAALGNNEYGKAAIGYLALKELLGDAAFKKSLHEFMNRWHGKHPTPWDMFFSFNNTSGQDLSWFWNNWFFSNHYIDFAIQKVVTSPTKCTVTLENIGGYVAPVDVIVTFADGKTETFHQTPNLWKSNQKLATINLPVQKKVQSIKLEGGIFMDADTSNNIWKTK, encoded by the coding sequence ATGAAAAAAATCGTACTTATTTGCTGTCTTACCTTGTTTTCAGTGGTTAACAGTCAGGCTCAGCGCTTATACATGCCGCGTAACATGAAGCAGGCGTATCAGAAAGGAACGCGATCGATGGATGGAAAACCCGGCAAAAATTACTGGCAGAATTCCGCCCGCTATGCCATCACCGTTACGGCTAGTCCTCCCAATCGAACCATTCGGGGTACCGAAGAAATTACGTACATCAACAACAGCCCGGACACATTGCGTCAGCTCGTTTTCAAACTATTTCTGAATAGCCATAAACCAGGTGCTGTCCGACAATCACCCGCTTCTGCCGATTACATGACCTCGGGCATCCATATAGATAAGTTCGCTGAAAACAACACCACCAAAACCTGGCAGGATGCGGGTACCACTACCACAAAGCGTCTTGTGCTGACAAAACCGCTTATGCCACGTGATTCGGTTAAGCTAGCGCTGGATTGGCATTACGATATTTCGGTTGAAAGCAATCGCGAAGGATCGCTTGATTCGACAACTTACTTTCTGGCATACTTTTACCCCCGTGTGGCAGTTTATGACGACTATTACGGCTGGGATCGTACGGAGTTTACAGAAGCGCAGGAGTTCTATAACGACTTCAATGAGTATACATTTACGGTGAACGTACCTAAAAATTACCTGGTCTGGGCCACCGGCGATTTACTCAATGCCGACGAGGTCTTACAACCTACTTTTGCCAAACGTCTGAGTGAATCGATGAGCACCGATTCCATAATTCATGTGGCTACGCTTGCCGACGTAACATCGGGCAATGTTACCAAACAGCAGGAGGTGAATTCCTGGAAATGGAAAGCGAATTATGTGCCCGATATTGCCTTATGCATCAGCAATCATTACGTCTGGGATGCATCGAGTGTTGTGGTCGATAAAACAACGAATCGGCGTTCCAGTGTTCAGGCTGCTTTTCTGGATACGGCCAAAGACTTTCACCAGATGGTTGGCTTCGGTCGGCATTCGCTCGACTGGTTTTCGACTAACTGGCCCGGCATTCCGTATCCCTATCCAAAAACAACCATTGTTCAGGGTTTTGCCGACATGGAATACCCCATGATGGTGAATGATGCTACCACATCAGACCTCAACTTTTCGCGCTTTGTGGCCGAGCATGAAATCGCTCATACCTGGTTTCCTTTTTACATGGGCATCAACGAAACCCGCTACGGGTTTATGGACGAAGGCTGGGTTACGGCCCTGGAATTTCTAATTAGCCAGGCTGACCTGGGTACCGAAAAAGCGACCAGCAATTTCCAGCAGTTTCGGGTTGCCTTCTGGAGCAAAGATCCTTCAGCCGAAGAAGACCTGCCGATTATTACGCCCGCTAATATTCTGAGTGGTGCAGCGCTGGGCAATAATGAATACGGGAAAGCTGCCATTGGCTATCTGGCCCTGAAAGAGTTGCTGGGCGATGCGGCATTCAAAAAATCACTGCACGAATTTATGAATCGCTGGCATGGCAAACACCCTACTCCGTGGGATATGTTTTTTAGTTTTAATAATACGTCTGGGCAGGACCTGAGCTGGTTCTGGAATAATTGGTTTTTCAGTAACCATTACATTGATTTCGCGATTCAGAAAGTTGTAACATCACCAACAAAATGTACTGTTACGCTGGAAAATATCGGTGGTTATGTGGCACCAGTTGACGTTATCGTAACCTTCGCGGATGGCAAAACTGAAACATTTCACCAAACACCAAACCTGTGGAAATCCAACCAGAAGCTGGCTACGATCAATCTCCCGGTACAAAAGAAAGTTCAGTCGATAAAACTGGAAGGTGGTATTTTTATGGACGCTGACACCAGCAACAACATCTGGAAAACGAAGTAA